The segment CTCCGCCTCTGATTGATCCCTTACCGCGAGATCCCGGAACTCTTCCCTCTCCACCGCGCCTCCCTCCCCTGTTTAGCCTACGGCTATGAGCCTCTAGGCTTCTAGCGGTTACCCACCCACTGCATCGTCTTTTGCGCGAGCCTGTGGACCGCCTGCACGGAAAGCTCGATGTCCTCCTCCGGCGTGTCCTCTTCCTTGGTGTGGCTGAGTCCCCGCAGACTCTTGGCGAAGAGCATCACCGTCGGCATCAGGGGCGCCATCTCCGCCGCGTCGTGCAGCGGCCCCGAGGCCAGCCTGTGAGAGCTCCCGGCGACCTCCTGCACCGCCTCGTCGGCGAGCTCTATAAGGTCGTCGTCGAAGGGGCGGGGCTCTATCTCCCACACCTTCTCCCACTCGAGCTCGACGTTTTCCTCGGAAGCGGCTTTCTCGCTGGCCTCCTTTGCCTTCTCCAGCATGTCGGCGAGCACGTCGGCGTCGAGGGCGCGCTGATCCAACGAGGTCTCACACCACCCGTTGAACGCCGTGACTATGCCGGGGTTCACGTTCACGATACCGGTCGTGCCGCGCACGTCGTCGCGGGACGCGGCGTCGTCTCGGAAGGCGAGCGCGGACTTCGCCGCCGCCAGAAACGCGTCCCGGCGAACGTCCATCGGGGTCGAGCCGGAGTGGGCGTGCTGGCCCCGGAAGCGGACCATGTGCCGCTCCACCCCGAAGGTGCCGAGCACCACCCCGAGCGGGAGGCCCATCCTTTCGAGCACCGGCCCCTGCTCGATGTGGAGCTCTATGTAGGCCCGGGCGTTCTTTAGCTGCCGGTGCGACTCCTTCATCCGGTCGAGGTCCACCCCGTTCTCGGCCAGGGCATCCGGCAGGGCGACGCCGTCGCGGTCCGTGAGGCCGCGCACGGAGTCCGGGTCCAGGGATCCGGCGGTGGCGCTCGAACCGAGCAGGCTGCGCCCGAAGCGCGCCCCTTCCTCGTCGGCCCAGTCCACGAGCCGCAGGGTGACGGGCCGCCTCTGTGGGGCCAGCACCCGCATCGCCTCCAGACCCGCGATGGTGTTGAGGCTGCCGTCGAGCCAGCCGCCCTCGGGTACGGAGTCCATGTGGCCGCCGATCAGGACCTCGTCTTCGGATTCGCCCGGGGCGGTGGCCCACAGGTTTCCGGCCTCGTCGGTCTCCACCTCGACGCCGTCTATCTCGGCGAGCTTGCCCTTGAGCCACTCGCGGGCGTTGCGCCACTCCTCGGTCCAGCACACCCTGCGGGCGCCTCCGGGCCCGCCGGTTAGCTCGGCCAGCTCCTTGAGCTCGTCCACCGCCCTGCGTGAATCTACCTGCTGCGTGTCCACCACTACCCCACTTTCTCCCGTTTATTCTCCCCTTTGCCCCGGCTCTGTAGCCCGGACAGCGCCTCCACAAAGACGTCCACCGAGGCGGCGGCTTCCTGCGTGACGATCAGGGGCGACGCGATGCGGATCGCGTCACCTTCCAGCCTGCCCTTTTCCGACGATTTCCGACGAGCACGCCAGGTATCACAGGCCTGTGTCGTTGTAGCAGATCGTCGTGGTTCATTGAGACGATCAGACCAGCGCCGACTTTATGGCGGGCCCTTCAAAGCTGCGCTCTATAAACCGGCCGGAGCCGGCCTCGGCGATTACCTCCCCGTCCTTGTAGCCGAGCCTGCCGCGGACGTACACCTCTGTCGGGCCGCCGTGGAAGGTCATGCCCTCGTACGGGGTGTAGTCCACGTTGCCGTGGCGGTTTTCGGCGGTGACGGTCATCGTGAGGTCCGGGTCCCAGAGAACTATGTCCGCGTCCGCCCCGGGCGCTATGACGCCCTTGCGCGGGTAGAGGCCGTGAATGCGGGCCTGGTTCGTGGACAGGAGCGAGACGAACTGGGCCTCGGAGATGCGGTCCCCACGCACGCCCTCGGTCCAGAGCGTCATCGCACGCTCCTCGGCGCCGGGTAGGCCGTTCGGGATCTTGGAGAAATCGTCCAGGCCGAGCTCTTTCTGGCCCTCGTAGTTGAAGGCGCAATGGTCGGAGCCGAATATCTGGAGGTCCCCGCTCTGCAGCCCGCGCCACAGCGGATCGCGGTTCCACTCGTCGCGCAGGGGCGGGGAGCAGACGTACTTCGCGCCCTCGAAGCCCTCGCGCGCGAGGTCGGAGTAGGAGAATACGAAGTACTGCGGGCAGGTCTCGGCGTACACCGTCTGGCCGCGCTCGTGCGCCCGGTGTACCTCGGCGAGGGCGGCGGCGCAGGAGACGTGGACCACCAGAAGCGGCGCTCCGGCGACCTCCGCGAGGCGTATGGCGCGGTTCGTGGCCTCGGCCTCGACCTCGGGCGGGCGGGTCAGGGCGTGGAACCGGGGGGCGGTGTCGCCCCGGGAGAGCGC is part of the Rubrobacter aplysinae genome and harbors:
- a CDS encoding Zn-dependent hydrolase, with translation MVDTQQVDSRRAVDELKELAELTGGPGGARRVCWTEEWRNAREWLKGKLAEIDGVEVETDEAGNLWATAPGESEDEVLIGGHMDSVPEGGWLDGSLNTIAGLEAMRVLAPQRRPVTLRLVDWADEEGARFGRSLLGSSATAGSLDPDSVRGLTDRDGVALPDALAENGVDLDRMKESHRQLKNARAYIELHIEQGPVLERMGLPLGVVLGTFGVERHMVRFRGQHAHSGSTPMDVRRDAFLAAAKSALAFRDDAASRDDVRGTTGIVNVNPGIVTAFNGWCETSLDQRALDADVLADMLEKAKEASEKAASEENVELEWEKVWEIEPRPFDDDLIELADEAVQEVAGSSHRLASGPLHDAAEMAPLMPTVMLFAKSLRGLSHTKEEDTPEEDIELSVQAVHRLAQKTMQWVGNR
- the hydA gene encoding dihydropyrimidinase, with product MGRTLFSGGTVMTADGGYRADVLVEDEKISAVGTNLNPEGAEVVDATGRLVMPGFIDGHTHMDMPFGGTMTADDWHAGTRAAIAGGTTTIVDFSLQDAEGTLDGALQTWFGKAEGKAHIDYGLHVAITNLTEEIKAEIPSLPEKGVSTIKIFMAYKGTPLYSEDDDLFETLQIARDAGVLVMVHAENGDVIARLTDQALSRGDTAPRFHALTRPPEVEAEATNRAIRLAEVAGAPLLVVHVSCAAALAEVHRAHERGQTVYAETCPQYFVFSYSDLAREGFEGAKYVCSPPLRDEWNRDPLWRGLQSGDLQIFGSDHCAFNYEGQKELGLDDFSKIPNGLPGAEERAMTLWTEGVRGDRISEAQFVSLLSTNQARIHGLYPRKGVIAPGADADIVLWDPDLTMTVTAENRHGNVDYTPYEGMTFHGGPTEVYVRGRLGYKDGEVIAEAGSGRFIERSFEGPAIKSALV